The region CGATGTGATTAATAATTGTTGGATGGACATGGACTACTAGTGATTTACTGGTTAAATTGGAGCAATATTGTTTGAAACTTGAAGAATGAGGAGGTGGTTTGGTTAAATAAATGAAAGAGAACCTAAAGCTAATCAAATGAAGAAATTTCGAGCTCGAAGAGATGTTCAGGGTCTGAAGCTATACTGTGAAACACGCTGGAATTTTCTCCGGTTAATTGAGAAATAAGAAATATTCTGGCAGCAGAGAGCCAAACAAATTTGGCTTGCTGAGGGCGATGATAATtcatattattttcataaatatgcTTCAAAAAGAAAATACAACAACCATATTGTAGGTCTGATGGATGCGAGTGGAGTCTGGAGAGAATTGACGGAGGAGGTTTAGAGCATAATTACAGATTACTTCTCCACCTTATTTCAGTCCCCACAAATCAATGGAATGTTGGCTGATGGAGAAAAAGTTCTTACTGTTACGGATGAACAAAATCAGTCTCTAATGTTACCAGTCCAGGATGAAGAATTCAAGAATGCAGTCTTCGCTATGCACCCGAGCGGGCCAGATTGTCTCAACCCTGCTTTTTTCCAAACTTACTGAAGCATTGTAGGTGCGGACATTGTTAATTTCTGTAAAACCTTTTTTCTAACTGGAGAGCTTCCCAGTGCAGTAAACAACACTCTAGTTTGCCTCATTCCAAAAGTTAAGCATCCACAACACATGACAGAGTTGAGACATATTTCACTGTGTAACGTTCTTATGCGTATTCTTACTGAAGTCATGACAAATAGGTTGAAACCTTGCTTGAATTCAATCATCTTAGACACTCAGAGCGCTTTTGTAGAAGGACGCATTCTTACATATAATGTCATCATTGCATTTGAGGTAAACCATTACATTCGAAGGAAAACCCAAGGAAAGTATGGTGTTGTGGGTTTAAAAATCGATATTTCGAAAGCTTTTGATCGGCTCGAGTGGAGTTTCATTGAAAATATGTTGATAAAATTTGGCTTTCAATCATTATGGATCTCTCGAATCATGGCTTGTGTTAAAACTGTTTCCTACAGTTTTTTGCATAATGGAGAAGTTTTTGGTCACGTTATTCCGCAGCGGGGATTAGTCATTGGGATCCACTCTCACCCTATTTGTATATTATGTGTGCAGCTGGGTTAAGTACAATCATTGATAGAAATGAAGCTCTTGGTTTGGTTCACGGATGCAGGATAGCTAGAGGGGCGCCATCTATATCCCATCTTTTATTCGCGGACGATTGCTACTTATTCTTCAGGGCCACTAGGGTTGAAGCTCGTACTATGAAAAGTATTTTGCATAGGTATGAAACTTTGTCTGGACAAGCTGTCAACTATAATAAATCGAGTGTTACTTTCAGTCCAAATACTCTGATGGATGATCGTTCTAATGTCTATACTGTTTTGGGAGTGCACGAGATTAGTTCTCCTAGCAAATACTTGGGCATGCCTATGTATTTAGGGAGAAATAAAAATGGAGTCTTGATTTCATTGTTGATCAAGTCGCACAGAAGCTTCAATCATGGGAAAATGTCTTTTTGTCCAAAGGTGGCAAGCTAACTCTCTTAAAAACTACTGCCCATGCCATTCCAAACTTTTGGATGAGTCTTTTCTTAATCCCTCCTAGTATATGTGACAAAATTGAGAAGAAAATGAATGGATTTGGGTGGGGGCAAGGCAAGGTGAAATAGTGGTATTAGATGGTCAACTTGGGATGCTCTGTGTGTTTCTAAATATGGGGGAGGCTTGGGAGTCAGAAATTTACGGTGCTTTAAAACAACCATGCTGGCAAGACAGGGGTGGAGAATTTTGACGGAAGAAAACTCTTTGGTATCTAAATTTCTGAAGGCTCGTTATTTTCCCCGTACTGACTTTTTGAATGCTGGTTTGGGTGCCAATCCAAGCTATTTATGGTGTAGTATCTTATCTGCTCAAGAGGCAATCAAAACGGGCTGTCACATGAAAATTGTAGATGGAACAAGTACTAAGGTATGGAAAGTGGCCTGGTTACCTTGTCAAGAAGATGGTTATGTGTCTACGAATTTAGCTCATTGAACTGCAGCATATAATTATTCAGAGTTTGATTACAACATACACAAATACATGGGACTCTGATCTTTTGGATGACTTATTCAATGAGCGTGATCGACAACTGATTAAACGAGTTCCAATCTCTTTTCGATCAAAATGTGATTCATGGCTCTGGTTACCTTGATTCCAAAGGTAATTTCACAGTGAAGAGTATGTACTATCAGCTACAGGGTTCTTATGATATGTCATTTCGACAGTTCTGGCATAAATTATGGACTTTAAAAATTCCAATCAAAGTTATCTATTTTTTGTGGCGAGTCTGTTAGGGTTACTTACCAACAATGTTGGCCTTAAACTTGAGAAATGTTCTGGTAAATAGTTGCTTGCCGCTGGTGTCATCGAGTTAATGAAAGTGATGCTCATGTTTTAATTGAATGTGACTTTGCCAAAACTGTTTTGGCAATGTCTGGACTTCGGTACCACTCAGTTCGTTATCCGGATGAATCTTGCTTTGATATCTTGGTTCGTATATTCCAGATTCTTACTCGTGATCAATGTGCCTTATTTGGGATGGTTTGTTGGAGCCTCTGGAACCGTCGAAATAATTGGGTGTGGAACAAATTGAATGGTTTAGCTTTTGGTGTTAACACTGCTGCTATAAGCTTATTATCTGAATGGAGACGTGCACGAGTTCTTGCTGAAAACCGGAGGAACACATTAAGCTATGTTCACAGTTTATGTTGGACAAAGCCTCCTGAAGGATGGTTAAAAATAAATGTTGATGTTACTCTATGTTGGGATAACTGCATTGGAATTGGAGCAGTGGTTCGAGATTCGAATGGCCAGTTTATTCGAGTGAGCTGCTGTCATTTGGATGGGCGTTGGCAGCCTCGAGAGGCTGATGCTTTGGCTGTATGGAATGCTCTATCCTGGATTCAAGGATTGCAGTATGATCACTGCATTTTTTAGTCTGATTCCAGAATCTTAGTTGAGGCATGCAAAGGTGTTGATGGTGTTAGTAATTTTCCTACAATTGTCTCGGATTGTGTTAGCTTGTGTAAGCACTTTAGTAATGTTAGAGTGCAAAATGTACGTAGATCTGCGAATGGAGTTGCTCACCTATTGACTACTTATTCTTTGTCTGATCTTAGGGGATGGGTTGTTACCCCTCCTGATTTCATTTTCAATGTTCTGAATTCTGATCATTTATAAGTAATGCAAGTTCTTTCCTTAAAAAAAGATTACACTCGTGTCCATACCCTAATAAAAAAGTGCAGaattataaatatcatatcattTTTTTAAAACCTCTCAGAAAGAATACAACACAATAATTTCATAAAAATTTTGAGTTTGTCGAATAGGATGATGAGTAACTCAATTTTATAAATCATATATTTATTTCTTTTAGAATATGAACCGTGGGAATTAAAAATTAAGAATTGTTCTTCCTGTGAAGAATATCCCCGTACAGGAAAGTGCTCCAATACAAACCAATATCATAATACAAACTACAAATCAATAACAGCCACACGTTTAATCCCTTTCTCTAACTTCGCCGTATTTTTCTTCATCTCCCACTCATCAATTTGCATagcatatttgctatattttgaCGATAAATTAGTATTTAAGATTATCCGAATCACTAAGCTGAAATCAATACTATTCCGGGAACCAGTAGATTTTAGTGATTCTCGTAGGTATAATTACTGATTTATCGCCAAAATATATCAAATATGATATTCATACTGATTGTTAGAGGATatagaaaaatacagtgaagttagattttaaaaagAGTTCATCGATTGACGGGAAAAATTCAATTAAAATGGAGGGAATTAGATGGAGTTGTGTGTGGTAGGGTATATTTAAATTGGATATAGTGTAGTTTGTagtttatattttaatttagtttgtaATGGAGTAAGACTATTCCCCGATACATATGTTGAAGTTAAACCTAATACCTTTATAAGAGATGTAAAAATTTATTCTCACCGTATATTGTTCTTCTATAGGGGAATGATCaaatataaactaaaattaaaatagaaacttaaAATTAATCTAAGCCACTAGATCTACCCAATCTAATGGTCCCCCCTAAATCACATCACCCAACTACCCTCTACCCTCCCATACCCAATTTcagcttttcccctccgtttttaatttgatatttcctgtcaaatcgtaatttttttttaaaatccgatttcactggatttttctacatctctcaacgatcgatttgcataccatatatgttatatttcgaattaattttaaaaaaaatatttaatttctaatttctattctaaattgatttttattagagTAGCTCCTATATATATAGAGTATAGGTGTAAAAGAACAAACATAATCTAATTATTTTCAGATCTTTTAATCTTGCCCTACATATTTCACTATCATGTTGGGTTTTCAATACTTGCCTTAAATTCTTGGTCCGATAAAAGTAATGATTGCTTGTACATCTTTTCCCGTAACGTAGAAAACATAATTGAATATATAAGATCTTGCGATAAAAACTTATCCCTGGTCTTCATCATATATTTGATTCTTGCTTATTTCACAAAATTTCATTTTTAATGTATATAACCTTAATCATCTAAAACAGTTAGAATGTTATACTAATTGAATGAACATTCATTCAAATTggattaattaaaatattttatgtCAACGTTTATACCattcattcatatttttatgGCATCTGAAAATAATTTTTGCTATTCAATTTTGTGACTAGAACAAAACTCGATAGACGTGGCTTCGCCGTTATTTATTCATGTGTATATGTAATTTGCTTATGGGCGAAGTTTCCAGCTAATTTTCAGATGATGTATCCCCAAAGAAGATGAGGGAACAGTACATATAAGTGGGTCTCATAAAATTTGCTTTAGTTTAGATTTTTGAAAGAGAAGTCTCTGTTCTTGAAGCTGAAGTTGTGGGCATTCTTGAAGCTTTGACCTGGATTAAATCCAAACCAGAAGTAGAAATGGTCTTGGAAACTGATTCTCTTATTGCAGTTGAGGCTATTAACAATGATTCTCTTATTGCAGTTGAGGCTATTAACAATGATTCTCATTACCAACTAGAGGTTGGTCACGTTTTCGATGAATGCAGAAGAGTGATTCGTAGTGGTAAGTTGATTACTCTTCATCATGTTAGTCGACTAGTTAATAAGATAACTCATTTTTTAGCTCGCTCGTACTTCTTTCGGAAATCGGAACTATTTGGTTGAGGTAGTGATTTACAATTTATCGGACAATTTTTGAAAAATCAGGATAATTTATCGACGATTTATCGGAAATCGGCCAAGTCGGACAAATATTTTTGATCGATTTATCGatgatttatcggcgatttttgaaaaatcgacCGATTTCTTTAACAGAGGCTGCAAGTCTAATAGTTCCCTCGAAATTTTGTCAAATACGCGAAATGTGTCGAAGGCACTTTGGTTTGATGTTTCTAAACGAGAATGAAGTTTGtttgtttaaaaaaaaatgaatatGAAAATGTATCGATATCGAAATATTTTTTCATCCGGTTGTCGTCTTCTACGTGATTGTCTCTAAAATATTTTTGATACGTACACATTCCTACTTATTAAAACCCTAGCGAACTAAAATTTTCTGGTTACAAATTAAATACATAAATCCGGTAAACAGTCTTCTAAAATTCAGAAATCGGCAATATTAAAGGTATTTTTTAGTAGGGATGAACACAAACCGCAAAAACCGCCCGCACCGTACCAATCCGCACCGCAAAACGCGGTTTTAAATTTTCTTGATGGGGTTACGgttagaatttttaataaaccgcgcGATGCGGTGCGAGTTgtggttttaaatttctgaaatgcagTTCAAACCGcacaatattatatatatatatatatataatacttatATTTCATGATTTCATTTATTAAGTCTGATTCCATTTAACATACTGGCAGTGCTTGCTTATTGATCATCTTATTTCTGCAATACCAATTGTTGCGTAGTGATCATCCTGTTTGTGTTTCTTCAAAAATAATGAGACACACGGTACAAAGCCAACTATTTAATAGTAAACTTATTTAATTGCCGAGCCAAGCTTCTACGTTAAATTTTATGGTGTGTAATTTCTAATTTGTATTATTGAAGAATATTGACGACTTTGTTATATTATTCggaaatttaatttaaatttaagttttatatttatttaaattttttgaacTTGTAATGTATAAACTGCACCACACCGCACCGCATTTTCGTGGTGTGTTTTATGCGGTTTTTGAGAGTACGCGGTGCGGTTGCAGTTTagaaatttgatcaaaccgcATGTGCGGTTTGAGGAAAAAACACCGCCCGCACCGCGCTCACCCCTATTTTTTAGTGTTATCGGATAGTCGGTGATTAATCGGAGTATTAATCGAATCAATTAAATTagtaatataataaatataagtTTAATTAAATTTCATTAAGCTTTCATAggatttataaaaataatatcacATATTTGATTTATATTTGATATTACATATTTTTTTATAGTTGATTTATACATATTAATTAATACTCACTACTTAATAGTTAGAAAATTAGTACATATTATATATAAATTAGATATAAATTCATAATCTGCTAAAATTAGTTATATAACAAATCATGAGATTGTGAAATCAATGAATCAATCGAGTATATTTTCGGGAGAATCAAGAGTAATTCACTTGAAGAAACTTTATTATTAGAGATTAGGATATAGGGGACATATGATACTTAGTATAAGtcaatatatttttattaaatattaactattattttgaatttcaatttttcattatttttttattgtTTTTCACCTTTTGACCGAACTTACCGATTTTTGATCTGTACTAACTGATTTTTGCCCGATTTAAAAAAAATACGCTTTATCCCGATTCTTGATTAATCGAGACGAGATTCATTCAAACTCCGATTAATTAGCCGATTTTTAGAATATTGCCTGAAAGTTATAATTGATATGCATGACACGAAGATACCTGGGTTTCTTTAAAACATGTTTCAACTCTTTGACATGTGTGAGTTTAATAGTATCTTTACTAaattataataatcaaaatgagatATAATTTAATATATGTTTGTTTTGATTAGTTTAGTTATCCTTTCGATCATATCTTATTAATCAAATGATCAGAACCGTTAAATTcgaatattaaaaaaatatacagTTTCATGTTCGAATCCCGTAAACGACAAACTAAATTATTACTTATATACAATCCAAGTTATCATGTTCGAGTCCGAGCAACAACAAAAATTTGTATTATTATATACACTATCCAAATACTACGCAAATTTTCAGGTTCGAATGATGtcaataataaatatatttatattattatttataaacatACAAATaagtatatattattttacaaTGTTTGATCATTCAAGTTAAATTTATTATCaaattaaaattttgattatgttaactaattataatattttataaattttattaaaacctgtaaacataataaaaataaaaaatattaatgatAATCCGTATCGCACACGTAAAGTTAAAGTACGAAATTGGACGTGGCCAAACGCATGCGAATTAGGTGCAACATTTTCACATACATGCGATGACTAACCGGCCTCACCACAATCGAAATAAAGTGATAAACCTATCTACCTATATATATTCCCATACTAACCGTTCCATTTATCTTCCACTATAACTACTTaatcatttttatttttttaaataatcaattgttgtcttgttgatattgcaacAACTAATTAGAGAGTTACCTTCATCTAGGTAACATGTAGTTAGGGCTGCATATGGGTCGGGTTGGCCGGGTTAAAAGGCGATTTTACAACCCGACACAATTAAATTGTTTTGAAATTTTTAACCCAACCCGTAAAATATAAGTTTGTAACCCAATCCTACCCGTCGTACATCGGTTTGGGTCAGGTTGGGTCATTTTGGATGGGTTGAATGATccgataaaaaaaattaaaaaactatTAATTATcgctcattttaaaaatttaaataaaaataaaatgtgtATAACTTATAATTATAGTACtaatattaaaatttgattaacATCATAGTTTTAGTAATGTATATCATATCATAAATCACATGCATCCCCAAATAAATTAACCATACACCTGTAAACGAAAATGAATATGCAAACATAAATTGAACaaataaaattctaatattacTTGAAAATCTTAATATGATATTGGAGATGGAAAAAAAATACACAAGCCATTTGAGATATTATAGTTGTTACGTGTGAAAACATATGATACATATCAAACTTAAAAAATTAAGATATTATAGTAGCTACGTGAAAACATACGAGAAGAGGTATAAATACATATCaaactttaaaaattatataaaattatggatgatatattaatgaatcgggttgggttgggttaGGGTAAAAATATTTATAACCCGTACCCAACCCATTTATGTCCGGTTGATCAAGAAACAATCCATCTATAATTCGATTTACGTTGGGTCGGGTTTTTCGGATTGAAAAAGGGTTGGGTGGAGTCGGGTTGGCCGATTTGCTCAACCCATGTGCAGCCCTACATGTAGTGATGTTAAAGGAAAGAATAGTGTTAGGTGTACATAATTTTGTACCAAATATTTGTATATAATAACATGGCATTTGATGTGGGGTGTTTTAACTGATTTTGTTGATGTATATACAGGAGGTCCATTTCGATTAAAACACATCACATGTTATTATGTAAATACAGTTAAAACATATCACATGTTATTATGTAAATACAGGAGgtaatttaaataaaaatgaaatgtttataacttataattatagtactaatattaaaatttgattaacATCATAGTTTTAGTAATGTATATCATATCATAAATCACATGCATCCCCAAATAAATTAACCATACACCTGTAAACGAAAATGAATATGCAAACATAAATTGAACAAATAAAATTCTATCATATTACTTAGAAATCTTAATATGATATTGGAGATGGAAAAAATATACACAAGCCATTTGAGATATTATAGTAGTTACGTGAAAACATATGATACATATCAAACTTAAAAAATTAAGATATTATAGTAGCTACGTGAAAACATACGAGAAGAGGTATAAATACATATCaaactttaaaaattatataaaattatggatgatatattaatgaatcgggttgggttgggttaGGGTAAAAATATTTATAACCCGTACCCAACCCATTTATGTTCGGTTGATCAAGAAACAACCCATCTATAATTCGGTTTACGTTGGGTCGGGTTTTTCGGGTTGAAAAAGGGTTGGGTGGAGTCGGGTTGGTCGGTTTGCTCAACCCATGTGCAGCCCTACATGTAGTGATGTTAAAGGAAAGAATAGTGCTAGATGTACATAATTTTGTACAAAATATTTGTATATAATAACATGGCATTTGATGTGGGGtgttttaattgattttgttGATGTATATACAGGAGGTCCATTTCAATTAAAACACATCACATGTTATTATGTAAATACAGTTAAAACACATCACATGTTATTATGTAAATACAGGAGGTCCATTTCAATTAAAACACATCACATGTTATTATGTACAAAATTTTGTAAATCATTCTTTACCCTAAGTATTTTTCATTTTCCTAAGAAAAAATGATCACTAattgttagaataatataagatcctggaaagggccattctctaacaccttgaggttttagagtaactggttccttgacatggtatcagagctcaggcTGGCAGAGGACTCAGGTTCGATCTCTGCCACCTCCAACATTTCTCACAATTTATGAGGGACACGAAAGGAAAATTTATGCCCCAAAGATGGGCGCCTGtgatccactcttcgacccataaatgggctttcgagtgagggggagtgtgGAGGTCATGGGTATAGAtgatatttatgtatatataaataCTAGCTCAGAGAAGGGAAGTTTGGGTGAGAAAAATTAGAATTTATTTTAGTTTTAGATCTAGCAATATTTCGCACatgaggtgtttgagaaaatgtcaaAGAGAATTTATATTTTTGCACATGGATTGTCACTTGGGTTGGAAGACTATAGTTATCATAATTGTGATGGTAACGGAGGTTATAGTTTAGTGGTCACCAGTTGGTTCCAATTGAATTGATAGATTCAACTACTTAGGATTTTGAAAACAAGGCCGAAGAAAATCAGAAAAGTAGTGATTTACAAGAAAATATTTGGAACTCTGAAATTTCTATTGCGGGTCAAGTTGAAGCAGTGGTAGATGAAAATAAGTTTGCAGCTTTTGAGTCTGTGGATATTGAAGAGGCCGAGAATTCTCTGGTTTTTAATGTTAAAGAAAGCTGTTTGGAATATGTAAATGAGGGAGGTGGAAAAGATTAAGATTTTTCTGCCTAATCATGCTAAAGAACAAAAAAACGGAAGTGTACTGGAATATGAAATTGTTGATAAATCTGTGGAAAATGAAAGTTGTCCAATGTAGGTATTACTCAAGCACCAGGAAACACATTTGTGGATATCTAGTTTTGATGCAGCAGAAGTGCCATTTAAGTTGTTCCGGAAGTGAGTTTGTTAAATTATATGTTGGCAAGGAAGCATCCCATGTCCAAAATTATTTTGACTGGGCAAAAATGGCGGCTCCATCTACTATATTTAGAGATGAGGTTGATGCTGTAGCAAGTGATGACAAGTTTCACATTGTCAGCAACGATGAAAAAGAGCAAACTTTGAACCAGTTACTCACTGAGATGGATGGCTTTCACAGTAACTCGGCAGTGATTATTTTACGAGCAACCAATCGATCATATATTTTGGACCCTGTACTTCACCGCACTGAAAGATTTGATCGTGTTATTCTGGTCGAGACACTTGAAAGAACTGGAAGAGAAGCTATTTTGAATGTACATGTTTCCAAAGAGGAGCTTCCGCTAGGAGAGAATGTTGATCTAGGTGATATAGCTTCTATGACAACTGGTTTCACTTGGGCAGACCTTGCAAATTTAGTGAATGCAACTGCTCAGCCTAATTCAGTCTCTAACAAGACACTTAGATTTCCACTACGGTTCACGTATCGTTGTTAAGGCCAGCCATTTGCAGAGTTGCCTGATAAGGATTTGCATCAATATGATGTACAATCTCTCCCGAAGTCGGTTCTCATGGTGTCAACTATGCATGATAGAACAACTAGTGAAACTGTACAGAGAATCTCATCTGAGAAAGCGTCTTTCAGCGTATGATGGTAGAAAGAGTTTGTATACAACATGGCCTCTTCCGTTTGTCAATAAGGAGTTCAAGATTGTTCTGACTGTGAAAATGATGGATTTGGTAGTGTAAGGAGGGAACAGGATTTTCAAGTTGTAATCAAGTTAGCTTCACGAGCTGTCTTGCACCACCTGGAAATATTTTTAAAGGGAAGTCAGGCTGACGCACCTCAAGAAGCACTGCAGGTGCTGCACGTAATTTTCAAGATAATTTGGCTACCAGCTCAGAACTCGCACCGATGTGCACAATATCGGGAATTCGGTTTAATCCTAATCATGTGTTTCTAGTTACTGGTGCACGTTATGATCAAGTTGATAGAGTGTTAAAAACACGTTTTCAGGAGGGGCAGAAACTTAAGAAGCTGGATCCTATTGTTTGTTATTCTGCCAGAAAATAATGGTTCACTATATGGTGATTTGAAGAGAATTTATGAGACAGACCTTggaatactattttattaatgcATCCACTGGTATGTGACCGCCCAACAATAATTTTTGGTACTGATGTCACCCATCCTCATCCTAGAGAATATTCTAGCTCTTCGATTGCAGCAGTTGTTGCTTCCCAAGATTGGCCAGAGATAACAAAGTATGCTGGCTTGGTTTGTGCCCTTTTATGGATTGTTGAAGCCGATAGGTCACTCCATTAAAATGACCAAGTACTCGTGCTTGTTTTGAGCTATGTGAGCATTTACAGTTGAGCTTGCATAGCGTCAAGTTGGCTGATATTGTTGAGCTCTGTGAGCAATTATCCTCTAATGGCAAGCAAAACCAGGACTCCTCTAATGGTAAGCAAATCCGGGAGGCCTCTAATGGCAAGTAAAGCCAGGTTTCCTCTAATGGTAAGTAAAGCCAAGAGTTCTCTAATGGCAAGCAAAGTCAGGACTCAAATTGAAACAGTCCTCTAATGACAAGCAAATCCAGGATTGCTCTAATGGCTAGCAAAGCCAGGCTCCTTTAATGGAAAGCGAAGTCAGGACGTTTAGAATTCCGCCAAATTCTGTTGAGGTAGGCTATGAGCCTTGCAGTGCCTTTGAAAGCAGATGTTAATGGTGAAGAAATGAAAAGATCGATGGAAGATTCGGAAAAGAAGCCGTGATCAGATATTCTGTACACTTTTGTTTTTTATGTCACCTAATAGGATCATGTAGCTGCATCagtttgttatcatcaagctagGAGCTTCACTGTGTTCCCGCTCCTTAGCTTGATGGGGAGTATTAAGGAATAAGGGTAGAATAGACTTTTACT is a window of Apium graveolens cultivar Ventura chromosome 11, ASM990537v1, whole genome shotgun sequence DNA encoding:
- the LOC141696415 gene encoding ATP-dependent zinc metalloprotease FTSH, chloroplastic-like yields the protein MAAPSTIFRDEVDAVASDDKFHIVSNDEKEQTLNQLLTEMDGFHSNSAVIILRATNRSYILDPVLHRTERFDRVILVETLERTGREAILNVHVSKEELPLGENVDLGDIASMTTGFTWADLANLVNATAQPNSVSNKTLRFPLRFTYRC